In Balaenoptera musculus isolate JJ_BM4_2016_0621 chromosome 19, mBalMus1.pri.v3, whole genome shotgun sequence, one genomic interval encodes:
- the RPS16 gene encoding 40S ribosomal protein S16 isoform X1: MPSKGPLQSVQVFGRKKTATAVAHCKRGNGLIKVNGRPLEMIEPRTLQYKLLEPVLLLGKERFAGVDIRVRVKGGGHVAQIYGESQELGTWVEGGSYLWVFLKLMYLFCVCVSFSQQSASPSLKPWWPITRNTWMRLPRRRSKTSSSSMTGPCW, encoded by the exons AAGACGGCCACGGCCGTGGCGCACTGCAAACGAGGTAACGGCCTCATCAAGGTGAACGGGCGACCCCTGGAGATGATCGAACCTCGCACACTGCAGTACAAG CTACTGGAACCTGTTCTGCTTCTGGGCAAGGAGCGATTTGCTGGTGTGGACATCCGTGTCCGAGTGAAGGGTGGTGGTCACGTAGCTCAGATTTACGGTGAGTCCCAGGAACTGGGCACATGGGTGGAAGGTGGGTCCTACCTTTGGGTGTTCCTGAAGCTGATgtaccttttttgtgtgtgtgtttctttctcacAGCAATCCGCCAGTCCATCTCTAAAGCCTTGGTGGCCTATTACCAGAAAT ACGTGGATGAGGCTTCCAAGAAGGAGATCAAAGACATCCTCATCCAGTATGACCGGACCCTGCTGGTAG
- the PLEKHG2 gene encoding pleckstrin homology domain-containing family G member 2 isoform X1, translating to MPEGARGLGLSKPSPSLGRRGEVCDCAAVCETRTAAPATPAMASPRGSGSSTSLSTVGSEGDPAPGPTPACLASRPEPLPGPPIRLHLSPVGTPASAKPSRLERVAREIVETERAYVRDLRSIVEDYLGPLLDGGVLGLSAEQVGTLFANIEDIYEFSSELLEDLEGSSSAGGIAECFVQRSEDFDIYTLYCMNYPSSLALLRELSVSPPAALWLQERQTQLHHSLPLQSFLLKPVQRILKYHLLLQELGKHWVEGPDAAGREMVEEAIVSMTAVAWYINDMKRKQEHAARLQEVQRRLGGWTGPELSAFGELVLEGAFRGGGGGGPRLRGGERLLFLFSRMLLVAKRRGPEYTYKGHIFCCNLSVSESPRDPLGFKVSDLTIPKHRHLLQAKNQEEKRLWIHCLQRLFFENHPASIPAKAKQVLLENSLHCAPKSKSIPEPLTPPLGSPRPRDARSFTPGRRNTAPSPGPATTRRGRRQSEPLKDPYVMFPQNAKPRLKHTGSEGELYPPLEPLPPVPASEPPEDLEDTGPPTLDPSGTSITEEILELLNQRGLRDPGCPLQPPPHDIPKFPGDSQVPGDSDTLTFQALPSRDSSEEEEEEELDMDERGPSPLHVLEGLESSSAAEMPDIPSLSKNPDVPNLPEIPSLSEIPQVPRLPSLSDISSVFEMSCLPAIPSVPDIPSLSNAPTLPCDSWLQGPLQEPDEALATRRELFSGSSSGKLGEPSSESRAGQEEDEGVSYPDFQPRDVTQDQGFPDELEFRSCSEIRSAWRALEQGQLARPGFPEPLVILEDSDLSGGSGSGKAGAPTSERSASRVRELARLYSERIQQMQRAETRASANAPRRRPRALAQPQLLPCLPREQAEPGPLPAFGHVLVCELAFPLTCAQESVPLSPAARVQAATAVTKQGGCLDGQGLNVSSLPEQDHLGIQVPAATPLPGQGGLWNIRIPNTTPLPKQEGPPNSQLPAITTLPDQEGHPEVQVPAATPLPEHRGHVDIPVPSTTSFPEQGCHVDIQIPITPALPKQGSCSDTMVLAATPTSKREGHLDSQSPTNTPLTKQGDSRDVQFPATACGQAVDPLLIHRSSLDPQIPADTPLPLQHDLPDIQVPGTSPLPAHGGHLDHQTPANTLPSLPQDLPHFQVPAATPFPQPQGLTDTQVQALPPLPQQGGLPDIQGPAAAPLLEEQSLTDLQVHKLTPLLEQKSLTNDPVPAAAPLLEEQSLTDLQVHKLTPLLEQKSLTNDHVPAAAPLLEEQSLTDLQVHKLTPLLEQKSLTNDHVPAAPPLPERGGPRDIQGLLPTRVQTTVVLSKQGGHAVSHVAKSESSDLSPPHSPPLATRQLLGSNAAALSRYLAASYISQSLARRQGPGGEAPPAARGPWSSSAPTSRAPSPPPQPQPPAPPARRLSYATTVNIHVGGGGRLQPAKAQVRLNHPALLATPQESVGLRRAQGAPDAPFHM from the exons ATGCCCGAAGGAGCCCGTGGACTGGGCCTGTCCAAACCCAGCCCTAGCCTCGGCCGCAGAGGTGAAGTGTGTGACTGTGCGGCTGTGTGTGAGACTCGGACAG CAGCCCCTGCAACCCCCGCCATGGCCTCCCCCCGAGGTTCTGGGAGCTCCACATCCCTGAGCACAGTGGGCTCAGAGGGGGACCCGGCTCCGGGGCCCACACCAGCCTGCTTGGCCTCCAGGCCAGAGCCCCTTCCAGGGCCCCCCATCCGCCTGCATCTGTCGCCCGTGGGGACCCCGGCTTCGGCGAAACCCTCGAGGCTGGAGCGTGTGGCCCGTGAGATCGTGGAGACGGAGCGGGCCTATGTCCGGGACCTCCGCAGCATCGTGGAG GACTACCTGGGCCCTCTGCTGGACGGCGGGGTCCTGGGGCTGAGCGCGGAGCAGGTGGGCACGCTGTTTGCCAACATTGAGGACATCTACGAGTTCAGCAG CGAGCTCCTGGAGGACTTGGAGGGCAGCAGCAGTGCCGGGGGCATCGCCGAGTGCTTCGTGCAGAGG AGCGAGGATTTTGACATCTACACGTTGTACTGCATGAACTACCCGAG ctccctggcccTGCTCCGGGAGCTGTCAGTGTCTCCGCCAGCAGCCCTGTGGCTGCAGGAGCGCcagacccagctccaccactcactGCCCCTGCAGAGCTTCCTGCTGAAGCCTGTTCAGCGCATCCTCAAGTACCATCTGCTGCTGCAG GAGCTAGGCAAGCACTGGGTGGAGGGCCCAGACGCCGCGGGCCGCGAGATGGTGGAGGAGGCTATCGTGTCCATGACAGCGGTCGCCTGGTACATCAATGACATGAAACGCAAGCAGGAGCACGCTGCGCGCCTCCAG GAGGTGCAGCGGCGGCTGGGTGGCTGGACCGGTCCGGAGCTCAGTGCTTTTGGCGAGCTGGTGCTGGAGGGTGCATTCCGAGGTGGTGGAGGGGGCGGCCCCCGACTTCGAGGGGGTGAACGGCTGCTCTTTCTGTTCTCACGGATGCTGCTCGTGGCCAAGCGCCGGGGACCAGAATACACATACAAGGGCCACATCTTC TGCTGCAACCTGAGTGTGAGCGAGAGCCCTCGAGACCCTCTAGGGTTCAAGGTGTCGGATCTGACCATTCCCAAGCACAGGCACCTGCTCCAG gccaAGAACCAAGAAGAGAAGAGGCTGTGGATTCACTGTCTCCAGCGCCTTTTCTTTGAGAACCACCCCGCCTCCATCCCTGCCAAG GCAAAACAAGTTCTCCTTGAAAACAGCCTGCACT GTGCTCCTAAAAGTAAGTCTATCCCAGAGCCCCTGACACCTCCACTTGGGTCTCCACGACCTCGAGATGCTAGAAGTTTCACCCCTGGACGAAGGAACACAG CTCCATCTCCAGGACCCGCCACTACCCGCCGTGGCCGCAGACAGTCTG AGCCCCTGAAGGACCCTTACGTCATGTTTCCACAGAACG CTAAGCCTAGACTCAAG CACACTGGCAGTGAGGGGGAGCTCTACCCGCCCTTAGAGCCTCTGCCACCAGTTCCAGCTTCTGAACCCCCTGAGGACCTGGAGGACACTGGGCCCCCCACGCTGGACCCCTCTGGGACCtcaatcactgaagaaatcctgGAGCTGCTGAACCAAAGAGGCCTCCGGGATCCAGGG TGCCCACTACAGCCACCCCCCCATGACATTCCCAAGTTCCCCGGAGACTCCCAGGTGCCAGGCGACAGTGACACCCTCACATTCCAAGCCCTGCCCAGCCGGGACTCttcagaagaggaggaggaagaagagctgGATATGGATGAACGGGGCCCTTCCCCACTCCATGTCCTAGAGGGGCTCGAAAGTTCCAGTGCGGCTGAAATGCCTGACATTCCCAGCCTTTCCAAAAATCCTGATGTACCCAACCTCCCTGAAATTCCCAGCCTTTCTGAAATTCCCCAAGTGCCCCGCCTTCCCAGTCTCTCTGACATTTCCAGTGTGTTTGAAATGTCCTGCCTTCCAGCCATACCCAGTGTCCCCGACATTCCTAGTCTTTCCAacgctcccaccctcccctgtgACTCCTGGCTCCAGGGACCTCTGCAGGAGCCGGATGAGGCTCTAGCCACCAGGAGAGAACTCTTCTCTGGAAGCAGTTCTGGAAAACTGGGAGAGCCCTCCTCAGAAAGCAGGGCAGGGCAAGAGGAGGACGAAGGAGTATCATACCCAGATTTCCAGCCCCGGGATGTCACCCAAGATCAGGGATTTCCGGATGAGCTGGAGTTCCGCTCTTGCTCAGAAATCCGGAGCGCCTGGCGGGCACTGGAGCAGGGGCAGCTGGCCCGGCCAGGTTTCCCAGAGCCACTGGTGATCCTGGAAGATTCAGATCTAAGTGGAGGCAGCGGAAGCGGGAAGGCAGGAGCCCCAACTTCGGAGAGGTCAGCGTCCCGAGTGCGAGAGTTGGCCCGGCTTTACAGCGAGCGGATCCAGCAGATGCAACGGGCTGAGACCCGGGCATCAGCCAACGCCCCCCGCCGCCGGCCACGGGCTCTGGCCCAGCCGCAGCTGTTGCCCTGCCTGCCCCGTGAGCAGGCTGAGCCAG GGCCCCTGCCTGCCTTTGGACACGTGCTCGTATGTGAGCTGGCCTTCCCGCTGACCTGTGCCCAGGAATCTGTCCCACTAAGCCCTGCTGCCCGGGTTCAAGCTGCCACAGCTGTGACTAagcagggaggctgcctggaCGGCCAGGGTCTAAATGTTTCAAGTTTGCCTGAGCAAGACCATCTGGGCATCCAGGTTCCAGCTGCTACCCCTCTGCCTGGGCAAGGAGGCCTCTGGAATATCCGGATTCCAAACACCACACCTTTGCCCAAGCAGGAAGGCCCCCCCAACAGCCAGCTGCCAGCTATTACAACTTTGCCGGATCAAGAAGGCCACCCGGAAGTCCAAGTTCCAGCTGCCACTCCTTTGCCCGAGCATAGAGGCCATGTGGATATACCAGTTCCATCTACCACCTCTTTTCCTGAGCAAGGATGCCACGTGGACATCCAAATTCCAATCACCCCAGCTTTGCCTAAGCAGGGAAGTTGCTCTGATACCATGGTTTTAGCCGCCACTCCTACGTCCAAGCGAGAAGGCCACCTGGACAGCCAGAGCCCAACCAACACCCCGTTAACTAAGCAAGGAGATTCTAGGGACGTTCAGTTCCCAGCCACTGCCTGTGGCCAAGCCGTCGATCCTTTGCTTATACACAGAAGCAGCCTAGACCCTCAGATCCCAGCTGACACCCCACTGCCCTTGCAACATGACCTCCCCGACATTCAGGTTCCGGGTACCTCACCTTTGCCTGCACATGGAGGCCACCTAGACCATCAGACCCCAGCCAACACTCTGCCGTCCTTGCCCCAGGACCTCCCACACTTTCAGGTTCCAGCTGCCACACCTTTCCCGCAGCCACAAGGCCTCACGGACACCCAGGTCCAAGCCCTCCCACCTTTGCCCCAGCAGGGAGGCCTCCCAGACATCCAGGGTCCAGCTGCTGCGCCTCTGCTTGAGGAGCAAAGCCTCACAGACCTCCAGGTTCACAAACTGACACCTTTGTTGGAGCAGAAGAGCCTCACCAACGACCCTGTTCCAGCTGCCGCGCCTCTGCTTGAGGAGCAAAGCCTCACAGACCTCCAGGTTCACAAACTGACACCTTTGTTGGAGCAGAAGAGCCTCACCAACGACCATGTTCCAGCTGCCGCGCCTCTGCTTGAGGAGCAAAGCCTCACAGACCTCCAGGTTCACAAACTGACACCTTTGTTGGAGCAGAAGAGCCTCACCAACGACCATGTTCCAGCTGCCCCACCTCTGCCTGAGCGAGGAGGCCCTCGGGACATTCAGGGCCTGTTACCCACCCGAGTCCAGACCACGGTGGTTTTGTCTAAACAAGGAGGCCACGCAGTCTCTCATGTTGCCAAGTCAGAGTCTTCAGACTTGAGCCCACCCCACAGTCCCCCACTCGCAACCCGGCAGCTCCTGGGCTCCAACGCAGCTGCCCTCTCAAGATACCTGGCAGCCTCATACATCAGCCAGAGCCTGGCGCGGCGGCAAGGGCCTGGAGGAGAGGCTCCCCCAGCCGCCCGGGGCCCTTGGTCCTCCTCTGCCCCCACGTCACGGGCACCTTCACCGCCACCCCAGCCTCAACCCCCAGCGCCCCCAGCCAGGAGGCTCAGCTATGCCACCACGGTCAACATCCATGTCGGGGGTGGCGGGCGGCTACAGCCGGCCAAGGCCCAGGTCAGGTTGAACCACCCTGCTCTCTTGGCAACCCCCCAGGAATCGGTGGGCCTTCGCAGAGCCCAGGGGGCTCCCGATGCCCCTTTCCACATGTGA
- the PLEKHG2 gene encoding pleckstrin homology domain-containing family G member 2 isoform X2 — MPEGARGLGLSKPSPSLGRRGEVCDCAAVCETRTAPATPAMASPRGSGSSTSLSTVGSEGDPAPGPTPACLASRPEPLPGPPIRLHLSPVGTPASAKPSRLERVAREIVETERAYVRDLRSIVEDYLGPLLDGGVLGLSAEQVGTLFANIEDIYEFSSELLEDLEGSSSAGGIAECFVQRSEDFDIYTLYCMNYPSSLALLRELSVSPPAALWLQERQTQLHHSLPLQSFLLKPVQRILKYHLLLQELGKHWVEGPDAAGREMVEEAIVSMTAVAWYINDMKRKQEHAARLQEVQRRLGGWTGPELSAFGELVLEGAFRGGGGGGPRLRGGERLLFLFSRMLLVAKRRGPEYTYKGHIFCCNLSVSESPRDPLGFKVSDLTIPKHRHLLQAKNQEEKRLWIHCLQRLFFENHPASIPAKAKQVLLENSLHCAPKSKSIPEPLTPPLGSPRPRDARSFTPGRRNTAPSPGPATTRRGRRQSEPLKDPYVMFPQNAKPRLKHTGSEGELYPPLEPLPPVPASEPPEDLEDTGPPTLDPSGTSITEEILELLNQRGLRDPGCPLQPPPHDIPKFPGDSQVPGDSDTLTFQALPSRDSSEEEEEEELDMDERGPSPLHVLEGLESSSAAEMPDIPSLSKNPDVPNLPEIPSLSEIPQVPRLPSLSDISSVFEMSCLPAIPSVPDIPSLSNAPTLPCDSWLQGPLQEPDEALATRRELFSGSSSGKLGEPSSESRAGQEEDEGVSYPDFQPRDVTQDQGFPDELEFRSCSEIRSAWRALEQGQLARPGFPEPLVILEDSDLSGGSGSGKAGAPTSERSASRVRELARLYSERIQQMQRAETRASANAPRRRPRALAQPQLLPCLPREQAEPGPLPAFGHVLVCELAFPLTCAQESVPLSPAARVQAATAVTKQGGCLDGQGLNVSSLPEQDHLGIQVPAATPLPGQGGLWNIRIPNTTPLPKQEGPPNSQLPAITTLPDQEGHPEVQVPAATPLPEHRGHVDIPVPSTTSFPEQGCHVDIQIPITPALPKQGSCSDTMVLAATPTSKREGHLDSQSPTNTPLTKQGDSRDVQFPATACGQAVDPLLIHRSSLDPQIPADTPLPLQHDLPDIQVPGTSPLPAHGGHLDHQTPANTLPSLPQDLPHFQVPAATPFPQPQGLTDTQVQALPPLPQQGGLPDIQGPAAAPLLEEQSLTDLQVHKLTPLLEQKSLTNDPVPAAAPLLEEQSLTDLQVHKLTPLLEQKSLTNDHVPAAAPLLEEQSLTDLQVHKLTPLLEQKSLTNDHVPAAPPLPERGGPRDIQGLLPTRVQTTVVLSKQGGHAVSHVAKSESSDLSPPHSPPLATRQLLGSNAAALSRYLAASYISQSLARRQGPGGEAPPAARGPWSSSAPTSRAPSPPPQPQPPAPPARRLSYATTVNIHVGGGGRLQPAKAQVRLNHPALLATPQESVGLRRAQGAPDAPFHM, encoded by the exons ATGCCCGAAGGAGCCCGTGGACTGGGCCTGTCCAAACCCAGCCCTAGCCTCGGCCGCAGAGGTGAAGTGTGTGACTGTGCGGCTGTGTGTGAGACTCGGACAG CCCCTGCAACCCCCGCCATGGCCTCCCCCCGAGGTTCTGGGAGCTCCACATCCCTGAGCACAGTGGGCTCAGAGGGGGACCCGGCTCCGGGGCCCACACCAGCCTGCTTGGCCTCCAGGCCAGAGCCCCTTCCAGGGCCCCCCATCCGCCTGCATCTGTCGCCCGTGGGGACCCCGGCTTCGGCGAAACCCTCGAGGCTGGAGCGTGTGGCCCGTGAGATCGTGGAGACGGAGCGGGCCTATGTCCGGGACCTCCGCAGCATCGTGGAG GACTACCTGGGCCCTCTGCTGGACGGCGGGGTCCTGGGGCTGAGCGCGGAGCAGGTGGGCACGCTGTTTGCCAACATTGAGGACATCTACGAGTTCAGCAG CGAGCTCCTGGAGGACTTGGAGGGCAGCAGCAGTGCCGGGGGCATCGCCGAGTGCTTCGTGCAGAGG AGCGAGGATTTTGACATCTACACGTTGTACTGCATGAACTACCCGAG ctccctggcccTGCTCCGGGAGCTGTCAGTGTCTCCGCCAGCAGCCCTGTGGCTGCAGGAGCGCcagacccagctccaccactcactGCCCCTGCAGAGCTTCCTGCTGAAGCCTGTTCAGCGCATCCTCAAGTACCATCTGCTGCTGCAG GAGCTAGGCAAGCACTGGGTGGAGGGCCCAGACGCCGCGGGCCGCGAGATGGTGGAGGAGGCTATCGTGTCCATGACAGCGGTCGCCTGGTACATCAATGACATGAAACGCAAGCAGGAGCACGCTGCGCGCCTCCAG GAGGTGCAGCGGCGGCTGGGTGGCTGGACCGGTCCGGAGCTCAGTGCTTTTGGCGAGCTGGTGCTGGAGGGTGCATTCCGAGGTGGTGGAGGGGGCGGCCCCCGACTTCGAGGGGGTGAACGGCTGCTCTTTCTGTTCTCACGGATGCTGCTCGTGGCCAAGCGCCGGGGACCAGAATACACATACAAGGGCCACATCTTC TGCTGCAACCTGAGTGTGAGCGAGAGCCCTCGAGACCCTCTAGGGTTCAAGGTGTCGGATCTGACCATTCCCAAGCACAGGCACCTGCTCCAG gccaAGAACCAAGAAGAGAAGAGGCTGTGGATTCACTGTCTCCAGCGCCTTTTCTTTGAGAACCACCCCGCCTCCATCCCTGCCAAG GCAAAACAAGTTCTCCTTGAAAACAGCCTGCACT GTGCTCCTAAAAGTAAGTCTATCCCAGAGCCCCTGACACCTCCACTTGGGTCTCCACGACCTCGAGATGCTAGAAGTTTCACCCCTGGACGAAGGAACACAG CTCCATCTCCAGGACCCGCCACTACCCGCCGTGGCCGCAGACAGTCTG AGCCCCTGAAGGACCCTTACGTCATGTTTCCACAGAACG CTAAGCCTAGACTCAAG CACACTGGCAGTGAGGGGGAGCTCTACCCGCCCTTAGAGCCTCTGCCACCAGTTCCAGCTTCTGAACCCCCTGAGGACCTGGAGGACACTGGGCCCCCCACGCTGGACCCCTCTGGGACCtcaatcactgaagaaatcctgGAGCTGCTGAACCAAAGAGGCCTCCGGGATCCAGGG TGCCCACTACAGCCACCCCCCCATGACATTCCCAAGTTCCCCGGAGACTCCCAGGTGCCAGGCGACAGTGACACCCTCACATTCCAAGCCCTGCCCAGCCGGGACTCttcagaagaggaggaggaagaagagctgGATATGGATGAACGGGGCCCTTCCCCACTCCATGTCCTAGAGGGGCTCGAAAGTTCCAGTGCGGCTGAAATGCCTGACATTCCCAGCCTTTCCAAAAATCCTGATGTACCCAACCTCCCTGAAATTCCCAGCCTTTCTGAAATTCCCCAAGTGCCCCGCCTTCCCAGTCTCTCTGACATTTCCAGTGTGTTTGAAATGTCCTGCCTTCCAGCCATACCCAGTGTCCCCGACATTCCTAGTCTTTCCAacgctcccaccctcccctgtgACTCCTGGCTCCAGGGACCTCTGCAGGAGCCGGATGAGGCTCTAGCCACCAGGAGAGAACTCTTCTCTGGAAGCAGTTCTGGAAAACTGGGAGAGCCCTCCTCAGAAAGCAGGGCAGGGCAAGAGGAGGACGAAGGAGTATCATACCCAGATTTCCAGCCCCGGGATGTCACCCAAGATCAGGGATTTCCGGATGAGCTGGAGTTCCGCTCTTGCTCAGAAATCCGGAGCGCCTGGCGGGCACTGGAGCAGGGGCAGCTGGCCCGGCCAGGTTTCCCAGAGCCACTGGTGATCCTGGAAGATTCAGATCTAAGTGGAGGCAGCGGAAGCGGGAAGGCAGGAGCCCCAACTTCGGAGAGGTCAGCGTCCCGAGTGCGAGAGTTGGCCCGGCTTTACAGCGAGCGGATCCAGCAGATGCAACGGGCTGAGACCCGGGCATCAGCCAACGCCCCCCGCCGCCGGCCACGGGCTCTGGCCCAGCCGCAGCTGTTGCCCTGCCTGCCCCGTGAGCAGGCTGAGCCAG GGCCCCTGCCTGCCTTTGGACACGTGCTCGTATGTGAGCTGGCCTTCCCGCTGACCTGTGCCCAGGAATCTGTCCCACTAAGCCCTGCTGCCCGGGTTCAAGCTGCCACAGCTGTGACTAagcagggaggctgcctggaCGGCCAGGGTCTAAATGTTTCAAGTTTGCCTGAGCAAGACCATCTGGGCATCCAGGTTCCAGCTGCTACCCCTCTGCCTGGGCAAGGAGGCCTCTGGAATATCCGGATTCCAAACACCACACCTTTGCCCAAGCAGGAAGGCCCCCCCAACAGCCAGCTGCCAGCTATTACAACTTTGCCGGATCAAGAAGGCCACCCGGAAGTCCAAGTTCCAGCTGCCACTCCTTTGCCCGAGCATAGAGGCCATGTGGATATACCAGTTCCATCTACCACCTCTTTTCCTGAGCAAGGATGCCACGTGGACATCCAAATTCCAATCACCCCAGCTTTGCCTAAGCAGGGAAGTTGCTCTGATACCATGGTTTTAGCCGCCACTCCTACGTCCAAGCGAGAAGGCCACCTGGACAGCCAGAGCCCAACCAACACCCCGTTAACTAAGCAAGGAGATTCTAGGGACGTTCAGTTCCCAGCCACTGCCTGTGGCCAAGCCGTCGATCCTTTGCTTATACACAGAAGCAGCCTAGACCCTCAGATCCCAGCTGACACCCCACTGCCCTTGCAACATGACCTCCCCGACATTCAGGTTCCGGGTACCTCACCTTTGCCTGCACATGGAGGCCACCTAGACCATCAGACCCCAGCCAACACTCTGCCGTCCTTGCCCCAGGACCTCCCACACTTTCAGGTTCCAGCTGCCACACCTTTCCCGCAGCCACAAGGCCTCACGGACACCCAGGTCCAAGCCCTCCCACCTTTGCCCCAGCAGGGAGGCCTCCCAGACATCCAGGGTCCAGCTGCTGCGCCTCTGCTTGAGGAGCAAAGCCTCACAGACCTCCAGGTTCACAAACTGACACCTTTGTTGGAGCAGAAGAGCCTCACCAACGACCCTGTTCCAGCTGCCGCGCCTCTGCTTGAGGAGCAAAGCCTCACAGACCTCCAGGTTCACAAACTGACACCTTTGTTGGAGCAGAAGAGCCTCACCAACGACCATGTTCCAGCTGCCGCGCCTCTGCTTGAGGAGCAAAGCCTCACAGACCTCCAGGTTCACAAACTGACACCTTTGTTGGAGCAGAAGAGCCTCACCAACGACCATGTTCCAGCTGCCCCACCTCTGCCTGAGCGAGGAGGCCCTCGGGACATTCAGGGCCTGTTACCCACCCGAGTCCAGACCACGGTGGTTTTGTCTAAACAAGGAGGCCACGCAGTCTCTCATGTTGCCAAGTCAGAGTCTTCAGACTTGAGCCCACCCCACAGTCCCCCACTCGCAACCCGGCAGCTCCTGGGCTCCAACGCAGCTGCCCTCTCAAGATACCTGGCAGCCTCATACATCAGCCAGAGCCTGGCGCGGCGGCAAGGGCCTGGAGGAGAGGCTCCCCCAGCCGCCCGGGGCCCTTGGTCCTCCTCTGCCCCCACGTCACGGGCACCTTCACCGCCACCCCAGCCTCAACCCCCAGCGCCCCCAGCCAGGAGGCTCAGCTATGCCACCACGGTCAACATCCATGTCGGGGGTGGCGGGCGGCTACAGCCGGCCAAGGCCCAGGTCAGGTTGAACCACCCTGCTCTCTTGGCAACCCCCCAGGAATCGGTGGGCCTTCGCAGAGCCCAGGGGGCTCCCGATGCCCCTTTCCACATGTGA
- the ZFP36 gene encoding mRNA decay activator protein ZFP36 codes for MDLTAIYESLQLLSPDLPSDHGETESSSAWASSGLWSLSSPDSSPSGVAAHLPSRSTSLVEGRSCGWVPPPPGFAPLAPRPGPELSPSPTSPTATPTTSSRYKTELCRTFSESGRCRYGAKCQFAHGLGELRQASRHPKYKTELCHKFYLQGRCPYGSRCHFIHNPSEDLAASGHPHVLRQSISFSGLPSGRRTSPPPAGLAGPSLSSCSFSPSSSPPPPPGDLPLSPSAFSAAPGTPVARRDPAPACCPSCRRATPSSVWGPLGGLARSPSAHSLGSDPDEYASSGSSLGGSDSPVFEAGVFGPPQPPAAPRRLPIFNRISVSE; via the exons ATGGATCTCACCGCCATCTACGAG AGCCTCCAGTTGCTGAGCCCTGACCTGCCTTCCGACCACGGAGAGACTGAGTCCAGCTCGGCCTGGGCCTCCTCGGGACTCTGGAGCCTCAGCTCACCCGACTCCAGCCCGTCTGGGGTGGCTGCCCACCTGCCTAGCCGCTCCACCAGCCTGGTGGAGGGTCGCAGCTGCGGCTgggtgcccccacccccaggcttcgCGCCCCTGGCTCCCCGCCCAGGCCCTGAGCTGTCGCCCTCACCCACCTCGCCTACTGCGacccccaccacctcctcccGCTACAAGACCGAGCTATGTCGGACCTTCTCAGAAAGCGGGCGCTGCCGCTATGGGGCCAAGTGCCAGTTTGCCCACGGCCTGGGTGAGCTGCGCCAGGCCAGTCGCCACCCCAAGTACAAGACGGAACTGTGCCACAAGTTCTACCTCCAGGGCCGCTGCCCCTACGGCTCGCGCTGCCACTTCATCCACAACCCCAGCGAGGACCTGGCTGCCTCCGGCCACCCCCACGTGCTGCGCCAGAGCATCAGCTTCTCAGGCCTGCCCTCAGGCCGCCGAACCTCGCCACCACCAGCAGGCCTAGCAGGCCCTTCCCTGTCTTCGTGTTCCTTCTCACCCTCCagctccccaccaccaccacctgggGACCTTCCACTTTCACCCTCTGCCTTCTCTGCTGCCCCAGGGACCCCGGTGGCCCGAAGGGACCCCGCCCCGGCCTGTTGTCCTTCCTGCCGAAGGGCCACCCCCAGCAGCGTCTGGGGGCCCTTGGGTGGCTTGGCTCGGAGCCCCTCTGCGcactccctgggatctgatccTGACGAATATGCCAGCAGTGGCAGCAGCTTGGGGGGATCTGACTCGCCTGTCTTCGAGGCCGGGGTTTTTGGGCCGCCCCAACCACCTGCAGCCCCCAGGAGACTCCCCATCTTCAATCGTATCTCCGTTTCGGAGTGA